CATCGAGTACCCAGGGTACGGTAGTGTTTCCGGTCACAGGCTTAGGGGGGCTCCGTCGACTTGCCGACAGGCTGTGAAAAACCAGTGCTGAGACGCGGACCGAGTGCGCGGCATTGTGCCCCGGCCCCTGATGCCATATTCTAAACACTATGTCAGTTTCTAGCGGGAAAGAGAGGACTCGTTCTTCTACTAGTACTTGGAGTACGGTTTTGTTGCACCAAAAGTAAAGTCCAGTTTGCCTACTGAACTCCCCGGGTCGACTTGCTGACAGGCTGTGAAACACCAGTGCTGAGATGCGGACCTTGATCGGGAGTTTAAGCGGATGAGTGCACCGTCCCACCGGCTTCTGCGCACTAAGGCTATAGGTTTGCAACGGACGTCTGACTCTCAAGGAACAGAACGACGACCAACGAGGCTTGAGAGAACTCGGCCTTGAAGGTGACTGATTGATCTGAAAGTCGAAGTCATTGACTAAGACTGACGGACGACTACTCTTACTCGGACCATGCGTCCGGGTACTTTGGCCTCAGGGCGACTTGGCCTCAGGGCGACTTGGCTTCGAGGGTGACTAGGCTTACGAGCGACTCGGCCTCCtcggcgactacttcgactcgTCATAAGGACGACGCAATCTTCGGATGACTTGGCCTTCGGGCGACTTAGACCCTCGTGGCAACTGCGATCTGGCCCGAGGGCGACAAGATCAAAAGTGGCCTACGCGGCATCTACTCGGCCTCACGGGCGACTAACGTTGTTTTCGACATATCAACGCAACAAATATAATAAAGCGAAAACATGGATAAAATATGTCATAAGATACATCCTTGTTTTATTCACTGTCTGACTCCTCTACATCCAGCTTCTCGGCCAACAGCTTTGCAGGGTCCTCCATCCGGAACCACAACTCCTCGGCGGCTTCCTGGGTCATCGTGCTGGCGAAGCCGGTGGCCACCCGGCTGAAGTCCGCCAAGGGGTAGTGCGACGACGACGCCGCCAAGGCCAGTTGGCACCCTtcggtcttcttcttcttggcgAAGGTGTCGATCGAAGCGGGGAACTCGCCAAGGAGGGCCAGAGGTTCCTTCGAGTCGGAATTGGCGAGCTCGAGCTTGGTGGCCACTCTGCGCACGGCGTCGCCGAGTTGAGTTAGGGTCACCTCACCCTCAGCCTGCCTCCTCTTGTAGTCTTCAGAAACAAGACCTGGAGGGGGTTAAAACAACAAGAAGATTATAACATTCAAGCAGATGGCGGAATCCAACTTACCGGCCAGCTCTCGGGTCACCCTGGCCGTGTTCTGGTTGGCCTCACCCAGCTGTCGGAGAAGCTGGTTCTTCGCCTCCTCGGCACGCTGGGCGCCGAGTTCGTCAGCCCGAGCCTTGATCCGGAGTTCTTCGTGCTTGTCGAGGAGCACGGTGTTCTCCTTCTTCAGGGCGTCGGCCTGCACCTTGAGCTGGTCCAAGGTTTTCAAGGCGAAGTCGCGGTCGACCTTGGTGGCGGCAAGCTGAGAAGTCTTCTCAGCAAGCTCAGCCTTGGCCGTCGCCAACTCTTCCTCCAACTTGGACACTGCACGCAGAAAGAAGATAAGTCATATTGCAGAAAAGCCGGCACTTAGATGGCCGGGAGAAGACTTACTGAGATCGTCGAGCTTACTGGCTCGGTGGTGGCAGGTGTCGGCGACGTTGatagcagaggcggcggcgctgacaAGTTGCTGCAAGAAGATGAAGTCGGGTTAAGCGTTGAAGACTGGAAGGAAATGGAAGCATCTAAGACTTACCCATCCGATATCGGTCACGTCGGCCATCCGGGCGAAGAAGACTGCCTCGACGTCCTGCAGCAGGGACAGCCCGGATCGCCCCTCGGTGGACGACTGCCCCGCGTCAGCCGTCTGTGGGGGGACCTACGGCATGACTTCATCGGCGACTTGGGGCACGCCTTCGTCGACTGCTGGAGGCACACCACCTTCGGCCGGCTGGGGCAGTATAAGCGACGCCGACTCCTCCATTTGACGCTGGGGGCTGCGCCCGGAGGTAGCCGCCTCGACGTGCTCGGGGTCCGGAGCCGGGATATCCGATCGCGTCTTCTCCGAGTCGGAGGAAGGCGTGTGCGGTACACCTTCCCTCTCGGAGGCCGGCAGAGGGCCCTGGGGGACGGCCGAAGGACTCATCCCGGCGGCGTCGGCCTGGACAGCGGGAGTCGCCGCCGCTTCATGACTCGGCGTGGGGCGTGGACCCGGCAGGAGCGCCCGAAGCCACCTGCTCCGCGGCCGCCTGAGTCAGCTTGTTGGAAGCCGGCACCGCTCCCGCAAGGACCGCGGCGTCAACTGTGACGGGGGGCCTGCAACAAGTTAATATAATCATGATCAATATTGAAGAAGGACGTGAAGAGAAGAGAAGCAGCTTTGAAGAAGTTCGAAGACTTACTGGTTGCCGATGGCGTAACGACGCTTCTTGCGCCTGACTGGCTCCCCGGAACCAGTCGGCGACTGGAGGCAGACGTCAGCCCGCGAGGAGTCGGGGGCTGGCCTTTTCCCCTCGGCGATGGCCCGGCGGGCGGCCAGGGTCAGCTGATCTTCGGGATCAGCCTGCACCTGGGTTGCCGACTGGTCAGTCGGTGATGGAGCCCGCCGGCTGGCCCCTTGACCCCCTTCGGCAGCGGGGTTGGGGGCTGAAGACTCGGACGCCGCAGTCCTCGGGCGGAGGGACCGTGCCCGAGTCACCCTGGGCGCCACTTCAGTTGTTGATGGAGGACGAGGGACGGCGTCAGCCTGCAGAGATGAAGCATCTTGAGTTTGTTCTCCTATTGAACCCGACCAGTCGGTGGATCCAGTGCTGCTTTCCGTGGAGTCAGAGACTTCAATTGGCCGAGAAGGAGCGCCTTCAGGAATGGTTGGCCTTACCACTATTCTCTGAGCCCCACGGAATATGCAGGGATCGGGAGCTGGACTGTAGAAGTAAGCCATACACTGCCCAGAAGAAGAAGACTAAGACTAAGACTAAGGCTAGACAACTAAAAGAAACGCAGGAGAGATTGAAGACTTACCGAAGTACGTGGATTGGAGGCCGAGTACCCCTCCAGTTGGCATCCCTCCGGCCAGTCGCCGAAGTTCTGGAAGAGCGCCGTCATCTGGGCCCTGACTTCATCTTCAGTCAGATACCCGGCTTCAGGGGCTTCTTCTTCATAGGCGGGCCGACTCCTTTGCTGAAGGGGGTTGATCCGCCTCCGGATGAAGTCGGCCGCGACATGCTGCGCGGTAAGACCTTGCGCCTTCAAGCAAGAGATCCAGGTCTGGAGATCCTTCACCTGGTCAGCGCTGGCCCGGTCAGGGTCTGACTTCCAGGTGTCGGCGGGGACCGGTGGAACGGCGGAGAAGGCAGGAAGTGGAGGGGTGGAATTGGTGGCATAGAACCAGTTCTTGGTCCACCCCTTGACCGACTGCTTCATCGAAGTGGAGAGGTAGTCGGCGCCGGCTTTTAGCTggatgccgtcgccgccgaagACACGTGGGGCCGCACTTTTGGGCTACGACTTCATCCAAAATAAGGAACGAAAGAGATCGAAATGGGGATCAACCCCGATGAAGGCCTCGCACAGTACGAAGACCGCTATGTGAAGAAGGGAGTTGGGATTCAGATGGACAAGCTGAATCCCGAAGAAAGCAAGGAGGCCGCGGAAGAAATCCGACGGCGGAAGACCGAAACCGCGCTGAAAAAACGCGGAGAAGACGACGATTTCCCCGTCGCGGGGCTTAGGAGGAAACTCACCATCAGCGTGGCGAGCACCAAGGGCCGTCTTGCTGGGGATCACTCCACTGTCGTGGAGTCTGTCCAGCGCTCGGTTGGAATCAATGGCGGATGCCGTCATTCCGAGCACCTCCTCGTCGTGAACTTCGGAGGCGGGAGCGTTGGAGGCGGAAGCCATTGGAGGATGCGGGAACTGATGAATGCAAGAGCGCAAGGAGGTTAGGGCTTAGAGACGCGAAGGCAAGGTAGAAGATGACGGAGATGGAGGCAGGTATTTATAGCCTCGGCTTGTTACCGTTGGGGGCTGCCGTGAAATCAGGCGAAACGTCGCCCCTGTCGCAACGGTAAGCTGACGCCGTCAAGGCAGCGCGAAGAAGGCGGAACGGTTGGATTGGTACTCGGGCTCCCGAGCGAACTCGGCCGTGTACCAGTCGACATAAAATGGTCCGACTCTTGGAGTCGGGCTTGGGGGCTACGCCCAACGAATGCTGAGATAAATTGGGGGCTGCGCCCGACATGCTACGAAGGACTTGGGGGCTGCGCCCGACTAGCAGTGGAAGACTTGGGGGCTCCGCCTGACTACAAGATGAAGATTTGTAACTCCCTTCCTGATTGCGACCGAGTGCAATCAACAAAGGAGTTGGGGGCTACATCCATAGGATGCATCTGGCGATGCATTCCTATAATTTTGA
The genomic region above belongs to Panicum hallii strain FIL2 chromosome 4, PHallii_v3.1, whole genome shotgun sequence and contains:
- the LOC112889332 gene encoding uncharacterized protein LOC112889332, with product MTALFQNFGDWPEGCQLEGYSASNPRTSADAVPRPPSTTEVAPRVTRARSLRPRTAASESSAPNPAAEGGQGASRRAPSPTDQSATQVQADPEDQLTLAARRAIAEGKRPAPDSSRADVCLQSPTGSGEPVRRKKRRYAIGNQPPVTVDAAVLAGAVPASNKLTQAAAEQVASGAPAGSTPHAES
- the LOC112889330 gene encoding uncharacterized protein LOC112889330 isoform X3; this translates as MADVTDIGWQLVSAAASAINVADTCHHRAMSKLEEELATAKAELAEKTSQLAATKVDRDFALKTLDQLKVQADALKKENTVLLDKHEELRIKARADELGAQRAEEAKNQLLRQLGEANQNTARVTRELAGLVSEDYKRRQAEGEVTLTQLGDAVRRVATKLELANSDSKEPLALLGEFPASIDTFAKKKKTEGCQLALAASSSHYPLADFSRVATGFASTMTQEAAEELWFRMEDPAKLLAEKLDVEESDSE
- the LOC112889330 gene encoding uncharacterized protein LOC112889330 isoform X1, whose amino-acid sequence is MADVTDIGWQLVSAAASAINVADTCHHRASKLDDLMSKLEEELATAKAELAEKTSQLAATKVDRDFALKTLDQLKVQADALKKENTVLLDKHEELRIKARADELGAQRAEEAKNQLLRQLGEANQNTARVTRELAGLVSEDYKRRQAEGEVTLTQLGDAVRRVATKLELANSDSKEPLALLGEFPASIDTFAKKKKTEGCQLALAASSSHYPLADFSRVATGFASTMTQEAAEELWFRMEDPAKLLAEKLDVEESDSE
- the LOC112889330 gene encoding uncharacterized protein LOC112889330 isoform X2, translating into MADVTDIGWQLVSAAASAINVADTCHHRASKLDDLMSKLEEELATAKAELAEKTSQLAATKVDRDFALKTLDQLKVQADALKKENTVLLDKHEELRIKARADELGAQRAEEAKNQLLRQLGEANQNTARVTRELADYKRRQAEGEVTLTQLGDAVRRVATKLELANSDSKEPLALLGEFPASIDTFAKKKKTEGCQLALAASSSHYPLADFSRVATGFASTMTQEAAEELWFRMEDPAKLLAEKLDVEESDSE